A DNA window from Mya arenaria isolate MELC-2E11 chromosome 17, ASM2691426v1 contains the following coding sequences:
- the LOC128224512 gene encoding whirlin-like — MSSLSSDISKTMSKSVQKLQDALNMHLDATEKTEFVGILNQFQTSRNMHDFTRRLKQLLDTPAKRQLLKLIKKIIPKSDVEDFERSVQSEARKFDTMPAKRAKKMQRTRPPLNSDDANRSLLSLGKQKKQKKEKTIKLKDESQSSKNSFDQKLLTYNPVRAVKTVKSALKAGKCNEIKRIIMKLSSELDKGYGLSIRGGSDFGIGVYVSIVDKDGLAELNGVMPGDLILEVNNTSFQGISHNDAAEVIRSARKLDMKICRVGRIPGTSVVHEMYRWVDGGGRTTSPPPELVILGQREGSGGRKSGFALLKPGLEERKVNVTVNSGQGLGLMIRGGRDFGLGIYISGVDSMSIADKAGLKVGDQILDVNGESFLDIGHADAVRILKNSKQLVFTIKDVGKLPFGRTKIDKMSWVNRQGRRLRTESGNSDSSTTQESQNSYFRKGIGSQLMLNTGISAEWDIIEHKASELLNETEQGTLRYYLSEYQGEFISVDGLAMASFELLNTKAKMTMMPEIRNWVRDDDLEKFDILLQRREAQKRHGFLPTSHSSHSLDNPRHHRMRQSWGPEKTLMNSQSASTSRSATVREKTSRVRRHVAEWELEPLHQAIEQIEDDSKFVHQNYQSSRLKSASTEQLNRPGPNLLKSSLSSRRSLSQETLPVYIDITSELHGTSKASGQSRSNSASQGPRPASSYAHRQRSGSNSSSLRRKYKSVEDIRQPPQRKKTTPYHSLRGKPLDVKNKLSSHSYTHLLDADPNYPDSPRTTVNGNIVFAEVHEQPRPPDGSPSDDSGVDVNGTHSNDLHRFYNNNFSLRQKRVTISNDNPIDIDEILESRTFIVPSPHDSRHSTLTNRSFRSMSHDSNHSTLTNQSIRSMSHSSVRSNHSNFTNQSRRSRASVSTLTNQNAGKIMTHNLNNVSATSSPKLSGSVSSRRSAQLRAPVQILINDGEGSIDSASYIDSPASPRFINQNLHKNQTKALKKQPKGSYGRHAVSRSRFKHRQSMYDPHDGDEEDDEEDNFEISSNVGDYSESFISPIDQILDEEDSYSDLEHRHIEESRKKYGNIPLRMVYIYKTKPTLGMAVEGGANTRQPLPRVINLQPGGSAYESGGLKVGHVILEVNGQSLQGLEHVTAAKTIAEAFKDKLEDSIELLVTESNAKIKGIH, encoded by the exons ATGTCTTCCTTAAGCAGTGACATATCAAAGACCATGTCAAAAAGTGTCCAGAAGTTACAAGATGCCCTCAACATGCACCTTGACGCTACAGAGAAGACGGAATTTGTTGGCATTCTGAACCAGTTTCAAACGTCAAGAAACATGCATGACTTCACAAGGCGTTTAAAACAACTACTGGACACACCAGCAAAACGGCAGTTGTTGAagttgataaaaaagataattccAAAATCTGACGTGGAAGATTTTGAACGCTCAGTTCAATCAGAGGCCAGGAAATTTGACACAATGCCTGCCAAACGTGCAAAGAAAATGCAAAGGACTCGACCGCCATTGAATTCTGATGATGCAAATAGAAGTTTGTTATCATTAGGGAAACAGAAAAAGcagaagaaagaaaaaacaatcaaattgaaagatgaaagtcaaagttcaaaaaatagttttgaccAAAAATTACTAACATACAATCCTGTAAGAGCTGTTAAGACAGTGAAATCAGCTTTAAAGGCAGGCAAgtgcaatgaaattaaaagaattataatgaaattatcATCCGAGTTAGATAAAGGTTATGGATTAAGTATCCGTGGTGGTTCTGATTTTGGAATTGGAGTGTACGTGTCGATTGTTGATAAGGACGGCCTGGCTGAACTGAATGGTGTAATGCCTGGGGATCTCATTCTAGAAGTGAACAACACAAGTTTTCAAGGAATATCACATAATGATGCAGCAGAG GTTATCCGTAGTGCCcgcaaacttgacatgaagatatGTCGAGTTGGGCGGATACCAGGCACCTCTGTTGTACATGAGATGTATAGATGGGTGGACGGGGGTGGACGAACGACGTCCCCACCACCTGAGTTGGTGATTCTGGGTCAGAGGGAGGGGTCAGGAGGAAGGAAATCAGGATTCGCTTTGCTAAAACCTGGACTAGAAGAGAGAAag GTGAATGTGACAGTAAACAGCGGTCAGGGCCTGGGACTGATGATACGTGGTGGACGAGATTTTGGTCTCGGTATTTACATCTCGGGAGTTGACTCCATGTCTATTGCTGACAAAGCAGGGCTCAAG GTTGGAGACCAAATCCTGGATGTTAATGGCGAAAGTTTTCTTGACATCGGACACGCCGATGCGGTCAGAATCTTGAAAAACTCCAAACAGCTAGTCTTTACCATCAAAGATGTAGGGAAACTACCTTTTGGCCG GACAAAGATTGACAAGATGAGTTGGGTGAACAGGCAGGGCAGACGTCTCAGGACAGAAAGTGG GAATTCAGACAGTTCTACAACACAGGAGAGTCAG AATTCCTATTTTCGTAAAGGAATTGGTTCCCAGCTTATGCTGAATACAGGAATCAGTGCAGAATGGGACATAATTGAGCACAAGGCTTCTGAGCTTCTAAATGAGACAGAGCAAGGTACTCTGAGGTACTACCTCAGCGAGTACCAAGGTGAATTCATTTCCGTGGACGGGCTGGCCATGGCATCATTTGAGTTGCTGAATACAAAGGCAAAG ATGACAATGATGCCTGAAATTCGGAACTGGGTTCGGGATGATGACCTAGAAAAGTTTGACATTCTGCTGCAGAGGagagaa GCTCAGAAAAGACACGGATTTTTACCAACCAGTCACAGCAGCCATTCATTGGACAATCCAAGACACCATCGCATGAGGCAGTCATGGGGGCCAGAAAAGACACTTATG AACTCCCAGTCTGCTTCCACATCTCGTTCAGCTACAGTGCGGGAGAAGACGTCTCGCGTTCGTCGCCATGTGGCTGAGTGGGAGCTTGAACCACTACATCAGGCAATAGAACAGATAGAAGATGATTCCAAGTTTGTGCATCAAAATTATCAG TCCTCCCGGCTAAAATCTGCATCCACAGAACAACTTAATAGGCCTGGACCTAACCTGTTAAAATCATCTCTGTCATCGAGGCGGTCACTCTCACAGGAGACCTTACCAGTCTACATAG ACATCACTTCAGAATTGCATGGCACATCAAAAGCGTCTGGCCAATCCAGATCAAACAGTGCGTCTCAGGGACCCAGACCAGCAAGCTCCTATGCACACAGACAGCGATCAGGGAGCAACAGTTCAAGTTTGAGGAGGAAATACAAGTCAGTGGAGGACATTAG ACAACCACCTCAGCGCAAGAAGACAACACCATACCATTCACTGAGAGGGAAACCACTGGATGTGAAGAATAAACTGTCGAGCCATTCATACACACATTTACTGGACGCTGATCCCAACTATCCAGATTCTCCAAGAACGACTGTAAATGGGAACATAGTGTTTGCTGAAGTTCATGAACAACCTAGG CCACCCGATGGATCTCCTAGTGACGATAGTGGAGTGGATGTGAATGGAACACATAGCAATGATTTACACAG GTTTTATAACAACAACTTTTCTCTGAGACAAAAGAG AGTGACCATATCAAATGACAACCCAATAGACATCGATGAAATTTTAGAAAGCCGGACTTTCATAGTACCCAGCCCACATGATAGCCGACATTCAACTTTAACCAATAGGAGCTTTCGATCAATGTCACATGATAGTAATCACTCAACTCTGACCAATCAGAGTATCCGTTCTATGTCACATAGCAGTGTCCGAAGCAACCATTCAAATTTCACCAATCAGAGCAGACGTTCAAGAGCAAGTGTTTCAACACTGACCAATCAAAATGCAGGAAAAATTATGACtcataatttgaataatgtgAGTGCAACATCATCACCAAAATTAAGTGGATCAGTAAGCAGCAGAAGAAGTGCTCAGTTAAGAGCACCAGttcagattttgataaatgatggTGAAGGATCGATCGACTCTGCTAGCTATATAGACAGCCCTGCGTCTCCAAgatttataaatcaaaatcttcataaaaatcagACAAAAGCTTTGAAAAAACAGCCAAAAGGGAGTTATGGAAGACATGCTGTGTCAAGATCAAGGTTTAAACATAGACAAAGTATGTATGATCCCCATGACGGGGACGAGGAAGACGATGAGGAAGATAACTTTGAAATTAGTTCCAACGTGGGGGATTACTCTGAATCCTTTATCAGTCCCATTGATCAGATCTTGGATGAGGAAGACTCATATAGTGACTTG GAGCATCGTCACATAGAAGAGTCTAGGAAGAAGTATGGGAACATTCCTTTGAGAATGGTGTACATCTACAAGACAAAACCAACACTGGGCATGGCAGTGGAAGGGGGAGCTAACACCAGACAGCCCTTGCCAAGGGTTATCAACCTCCAG CCTGGTGGGTCAGCCTATGAATCTGGAGGTCTCAAGGTTGGTCATGTGATCTTAGAGGTCAATGGCCAGAGCCTTCAGGGCTTGGAGCATGTCACCGCAGCCAAAACTATTGCTGAAGCTTTCAAGGACAAACTGGAAGACAGTATTGAACTACTTGTGACTGAGTCTAATGCAAAGATTAAAGGAATCCATTGA